From a single Arachis hypogaea cultivar Tifrunner chromosome 3, arahy.Tifrunner.gnm2.J5K5, whole genome shotgun sequence genomic region:
- the LOC112785635 gene encoding uncharacterized protein, with translation MSSHGHGASSAAPVAEHFLSSGRRSEKLSLSTLQSKMKCDPESYLSELDDLQGQFNSSLEVFEQKAAMNFASITGIGSDPTVGKYLGDRAMLLAHVTPLYPEHLANFPAKLATLIRCAARHLPSGLRCRLAQALILLVNRKILDIGETLSLFMELQTLGDRMLKKLAFDHVIHSIKGMNQKHKNEAKNRALQNVLFSMLQEEDEVRAKTALVTLCELHRKKYWFDERTANAICTACFHPASRIMRAALLLLLDYEKIENDSDSDESDIEDETKESPQVILSKETIYKANHQGTAASKKKKKAKLERVMRRMKRRQRLSTERNNNSYYSPLNHLNDAQGFAEKLLSRCRKCNEIFKVKMMMLKLIARTVGVHRLILSDFYPFLQKYIQPRQLDITNLFAVVVQACHDKVPPNDVEPLFKQIVTEFIHGRARPEAITVGLTAVREICMRMPLLMNEDLLRDLALYKKYREKAVSVAARSLIGLFRELNPSLLVKKDRGWHIEVSEQEDDDDVHTSGDDESVGTNRRKKDPAKKRKFADFQVPNSDQLSLKRVDSAMFEVHVKRRRSKEERSALAKAGREDRGKYLPRKAANQKKTGGLSNGQKERKKKMPVVAKREKVAKSHLEKKKNNQRAGKQFRGRKA, from the exons ATGTCTTCTCACGGCCACGGCGCCTCCTCCGCTGCGCCTGTGGCGGAGCATTTCCTATCGTCTGGTCGGAGATCCGAGAAGCTGAGCCTTTCAACACTCCAATCGAAGATGAAATGCGACCCGGAGAGTTACTTATCGGAACTCGACGACCTCCAGGGACAGTTCAATTCCTCCCTTGAGGTCTTCGAGCAGAAAGCTGCCATGAACTTCGCCTCCATCACCGGCATCGGCAGTGATCCCACCGTCGGCAAATACCTCGGCGATAGGGCAATGCTCCTCGCACACGTCACCCCTCTCTACCCGGAACACCTCGCCAATTTCCCCGCAAAACTCGCCACTTTGATCCGTTGCGCCGCTCGCCATCTCCCGTCGGGTCTCCGTTGCCGCCTCGCCCAAGCTTTAATTCTCCTCGTCAATCGGAAg ATTCTTGATATTGGTGAAACTCTGTCGTTGTTCATGGAGCTTCAAACCTTAGGTGACAGGATGTTGAAGAAGCTGGCATTTGATCACGTCATTCACAGTATTAAAGGCATGAACCAGAAGCATAAGAACGAAGCGAAGAACCGTGCTCTGCAAAATGTCTTGTTTTCAATGCTGCAG gaagaggatgaagtgCGGGCTAAGACAGCATTGGTCACACTGTGTGAACTTCACAGAAAAAAATATTGGTTTGACGAGAGAACAGCTAATGCAATTTGCACTGCTTGTTTCCATCCAGCATCGAG gATCATGAGAGCAGCTTTATTGCTTCTACTAGATTATGAGAAGATTGAAAATGACAGCGACAGTGATGAGTCAGATATCGAAGATGAAACCAAGGAATCCCCTCAAGTCATCCTTAGTAAGGAGACAATTTATAAG GCAAACCACCAAGGAACAGCagctagcaaaaagaaaaagaaagccaaACTAGAACGTGTCATGCGCAGGATGAAAAGAAGGCAACGCCTGTCGACTGAGAGGAACAATAACAGTTATTATTCACCACTTAACCATCTGAATGATGCACAG GGTTTTGCTGAGAAGCTATTGTCACGTTGTCGCAAATGTAATGAAATATTTAAG GTtaagatgatgatgttgaaattgattgcTCGAACTGTTGGGGTTCACCGGTTAATTTTGTCAGACTTCTATCCATTTCTTCAGAAATATATTCAG CCCCGTCAACTGGACATTACGAATTTGTTTGCTGTAGTGGTTCAGGCTTGCCATGACAAG GTTCCTCCTAATGATGTTGAGCCCTTGTTCAAGCAAATAGTAACTGAGTTTATACATGGTCGCGCTCGTCCTGAG GCTATCACTGTTGGACTAACTGCAGTCAGGGAAATATGCATGCGGATGCCATTG TTAATGAATGAAGACTTACTACGAGACCTTGCTTTGTATAAAAAATATCGTGAGAAGGCAGTTTCAGTAGCAGCTCGATCTCTGATTGGCTTATTCAGGGAG CTTAACCCTTCACTGTTAGTTAAGAAAGATCGAGGCTGGCATATTGAAGTTTCCGAAcaggaagatgatgatgatgtgcaCACTTCTGGTGATGATGAAAGTGTAGGTAcgaatagaagaaagaaagacCCAGCAAAGAAAAGAAAGTTTGCTGATTTCCAAGTTCCAAATTCTGATCAACTAAGTTTGAAGCGAGTAGACAGCGCGATGTTTGAA GTTCATGTAAAGCGAAGGCGGAGCAAGGAAGAAAGGTCTGCATTGGCTAAAGCAGGAAGGGAGGATAGAGGAAAATACCTTCCTAGAAAAGCTGCAAATCAGAAAAAG ACGGGTGGACTCAGCAACGGTCAGAAGGAACGCAAGAAGAAAATGCCAGTGGTTGCAAAGAGAGAAAAGGTTGCAAAATCTCAcctagagaagaagaaaaacaatcaGCGTGCAGGGAAACAGTTCCGAGGAAGGAAAGCGTGA
- the LOC112785645 gene encoding ABC transporter G family member 3 encodes MEEIQSQSDAYRSSSSSASSPASRVPSSHFFYLRKPGSLRQPISFEDSPEWEDTDVEARGDEGGGDTINVATPASPSLSKLNSGSLASPYGSYILEGAVLPNKIVGASVVWRDLTVTIKGKRKYSDNVIKSSTGYALPGTMTVIMGPAKSGKSTLLRAIAGRLHPSTRTYGEVFVNGAKSHLSYGSYGFVERKTNLIGSLTVREFLYYSALLQLPGFLFQKKNVVEEAIQAMSLGDYANTLIGGHCYSKGLSGGERRRVSIARELVMRPQILFIDEPLYCLDSVSALLMMVTLKKLASSGCTLIFTIYQSSTEVFGLFDRICLLSNGNTLFFGETLACLQHFSNAGFPCPIMQSPSDHFLRAINTDFDRIIAMCKNWQDDNGDFSSVNMDTAVAICTLEATYKSSADAAAVENMVMKLTEKEGPSLKYKGKASAATRIAVLTWRSLLVMSREWKYYWIRLVLCMLLTLCIGTIFSGLGHSLSSVGTRVTAIFVFVSFYSLLSIAGLPGLIKEIKMYECEESNQHSSALVFLLGQFLSSMPFLFLISISSSLVFYFLVGLRDEFNFLMYFVLNIFMSLLASEALMLLVATLWQDIFWSFLTTLCIQVVMMLSAGYLRIRNDLPGPVWIYPMSYISFHTYSIQGLLENEYLGSTFSIGEVRTISGFQALQNIYDISSDTNSKWSNLLVLFLMAVVYRFLVFILLCRKSSLLISCRCRRVGTEFTS; translated from the exons ATGGAAGAAATACAGTCTCAATCGGATGCATATCGGTCTTCTTCATCATCAGCAAGTAGCCCGGCGAGTAGGGTGCCATCAAGTCACTTCTTCTACCTTAGAAAGCCGGGTTCTCTTCGACAACCAATCTCATTTGAGGACTCACCTGAATGGGAAGACACTGATGTTGAAGCTAGAGGTGATGAAGGAGGAGGAGACACTATCAATGTTGCAACCCCAGCTTCACCTTCACTTTCTAAGCTCAACAGTGGTTCCTTGGCATCTCCATATGGTTCATATATATTGGAGGGTGCAGTTCTTCCTAATAAGATCGTTGGCGCTTCTGTTGTGTGGAGAGATTTGACTGTTACCATAAAGGGAAAAAGGAAGTACTCTGATAATGTTATTAAGAGTTCAACTGGTTATGCTTTACCTGGTACAATGACTGTGATTATGGGACCTGCTAAATCAGGGAAATCGACTTTGTTACGCGCCATTGCAG GGAGATTGCATCCTTCAACTAGGACTTATGGTGAAGTGTTTGTGAATGGGGCGAAATCACACTTGTCCTATGGATCATAT GGTTTTGTGGAGAGAAAGACCAATCTGATTGGATCACTCACTGTGAGAGAGTTTCTGTACTATTCAGCTCTGCTTCAACTCCCAGGATTCTTATTTCAGAAAAAGAATGTGGTAGAGGAAGCTATCCAAGCAATGTCTTTAGGTGATTATGCAAACACACTTATTGGTGGACATTGTTATTCAAAAGGCCTCTCCGGCGGCGAGAGAAGACGTGTTAGCATTGCGAGGGAGCTTGTGATGAGACCACAAATCCTGTTTATAGATGAACCTCTTTATTGTCTGGACAG tgTCTCAGCACTTTTGATGATGGTTacattgaagaaacttgcaagcAGTGGCTGCACTCTTATTTTTACTATTTACCAGAGCAGCACAGAAGTCTTTGGCCTTTTTGATCGAATATGCCTTCTTTCGAATGGAAATACTTTGTTTTTTGGAGAAACATTAGCTTGCTTGCAG CACTTCTCAAATGCTGGATTTCCCTGCCCTATCATGCAAAGTCCTTCCGATCACTTTCTTCGAGCAATCAATACAGATTTTGACAGGATAATTGCAATGTGTAAAAACTGGCAG GATGATAATGGAGACTTTTCTTCGGTCAACATGGACACAGCAGTGGCTATTTGCACACTTGAAGCAACATATAAATCATCTGCAGATGCAGCTGCTGTTGAAAATATGGTTATGAAACTCACAGAGAAG GAAGGTCCATCTCTGAAATACAAAGGCAAAGCTAGTGCTGCTACTCGCATAGCTGTCTTGACATGGAGGTCTTTATTGGTTATGTCAAGGGAGTGGAAATATTACTGGATTCGTCTGGTTCTCTGTATGCTTCTTACACTTTGCATTGGTACTATATTTTCCGGCTTGGGGCACTCGCTTTCTTCAGTTGGG ACTAGAGTTACAGCAATTTTTGTATTTGTATCATTCTATTCGCTTCTAAGCATTGCCGGCCTGCCTGGACTTATTAAAGAAATCAAG ATGTATGAATGTGAAGAATCTAACCAGCATTCAAGTGCACTAGTATTTTTACTTGGACAATTCTTGTCCAGCATGCCATTCCTTTTCCTCATTTCCATTTCATCAAGTCTAGTTTTCTACTTCCTAGTAGGGCTGAGAGATGAATTCAACTTCTTAATGTACTTTGTGCTCAACATTTTCATGTCTCTCTTAGCAAGTGAAGCACTTATGCTActtgttgctactttatggcaaGATATCTTCTGGAGTTTCTTAACAACTTTGTGCATTCAG GTAGTGATGATGCTTTCCGCTGGCTATCTTAGAATCCGAAATGATTTGCCTGGACCAGTGTGGATATATCCAATGTCATATATATCCTTTCATACATACTCTATTCAG GGTCTATTGGAGAATGAGTACCTAGGAAGCACCTTTTCAATTGGGGAGGTGAGGACCATATCAGGATTTCAAGCTCTCCAAAACATCTATGACATCTCTTCTGACACCAATTCAAAGTGGTCAAATTTGCTGGTTTTGTTTCTCATGGCAGTTGTTTATCGTTTTCTTGTGTTCATTTTATTATGCAGAAAATCATCTCTGCTTATTAGTTGTAGGTGTCGAAGAGTAGGTACAGAATTTACTAGTTGA
- the LOC140183928 gene encoding UDP-glycosyltransferase 86A1-like: protein MLTKGADFVLCNTVQELEPKVIAALQTYKPFYAIGPIFAPGFTNTTRATSLWSESDCTQWLNSKPRGSVLYASFGSLAHMTRRVLEEIANGLLLSNVSFVWVLRPNVVGSVKVDPLPVGFLKAIRDCGIVIPWCSQTQVLAHPAIGGFFTHCGWNSILEAIWCEVPLLCFPLMSDQFTNRKQVLDYWKVGIDLSDRTVITKEEVSKNVSRLMGGPLGDQLKTTGKEIKKKL from the coding sequence ATGCTTACTAAAGGTGCAGATTTTGTGCTATGTAACACAGTTCAAGAGCTAGAGCCGAAAGTCATCGCTGCATTACAAACTTATAAGCCATTCTATGCAATCGGGCCCATTTTCGCTCCTGGGTTCACCAATACCACCAGGGCCACTAGCCTATGGTCCGAGTCAGACTGCACCCAATGGCTCAATTCCAAGCCTCGTGGTTCGGTCTTGTATGCTTCTTTTGGTAGCCTTGCCCACATGACAAGAAGGGTACTTGAGGAAATTGCAAATGGGCTTTTGCTTAGCAATGTGAGTTTTGTTTGGGTGCTTAGACCCAATGTTGTGGGCTCGGTCAAGGTTGATCCGCTGCCCGTCGGATTTCTGAAGGCGATTCGTGACTGTGGGATCGTAATACCTTGGTGTAGTCAAACCCAAGTCTTGGCCCACCCTGCTATTGGAGGATTTTTTACTCATTGTGGTTGGAATTCAATATTAGAAGCTATTTGGTGTGAGGTTCCATTGTTGTGTTTCCCTTTGATGTCTGATCAGTTTACCAATAGAAAACAAGTGCTGGATTATTGGAAGGTTGGGATTGATTTAAGTGATCGAACAGTGATTACAAAGGAGGAAGTCTCGAAGAATGTTAGCCGTTTGATGGGCGGACCTTTAGGAGACCAACTAAAGACTACAGGCAAAGAGATCAAGAAAAAATTGTAA
- the LOC140183929 gene encoding uncharacterized protein: MENLFWRIAEKKINLKERQVQKGTREVCWRPPPADWIKANVDASFKKNTGKGAIAVVYRDNRGKILLGFTGLIQANSVTVAEALAIRQALIIANNLFMGKVLIESDNLKIIQAIKSKSPIGEAWAIIQDIQLLLEQLPGRGITWTPREGNLLAHKVAREAELRNLHSNWSMQPPLEILRIMHNESKKQ, from the coding sequence ATGGAAAATCTGTTTTGGAGAATAGCGGAAAAGaagataaatttaaaagaaagacagGTTCAAAAAGGAACGAGAGAGGTTTGTTGGAGGCCACCCCCTGCGGATTGGATCAAGGCAAATGTGGATGCTTCTTTCAAAAAGAATACAGGCAAAGGAGCTATAGCAGTGGTGTACAGAGATAATAGAGGAAAGATTTTATTAGGTTTCACAGGATTAATTCAAGCAAACTCAGTCACAGTAGCAGAAGCTTTAGCAATCAGACAAGCTCTAATCATTGCAAATAATTTGTTCATGGGAAAAGTTCTCATTGAATCAGATAATCTAAAAATCATACAAGCAATTAAATCCAAGAGTCCAATTGGTGAAGCATGGGCAATTATTCAGGACATTCAGTTGTTATTGGAACAATTACCTGGTAGGGGCATAACTTGGACTCCCAGAGAAGGAAATCTTCTTGCACATAAAGTGGCCAGAGAAGCAGAATTAAGGAACCTTCATTCAAATTGGAGCATGCAACCACCATTAGAAATTCTGCGTATTATGCACAATGAAAGTAAGAAGCAATAG
- the LOC112785653 gene encoding cell division cycle protein 48 homolog produces the protein MSHQGESSDSKSGKKDFSTAILERKKSPNRLVVDEAVNDDNSVVAMHPQTMEKLQLFRGDTILIKGKKRKDTICIALADDNCEEPKIRMNKVVRSNLRVRLGDVVSVHQCPDVKYGKRVHILPIDDTVEGVTGNLFDAYLKPYFLEAYRPVRKGDLFLVRGGMRSVEFKVIETDPGEYCVVAPDTEIFCEGEPVKREDEERLDEVGYDDVGGVRKQMAQIRELVELPLRHPQLFKSIGVKPPKGILLYGPPGSGKTLIARAVANETGAFFFCINGPEIMSKLAGESESNLRKAFEEAEKNAPSIIFIDEIDSIAPKREKTNGEVERRIVSQLLTLMDGLKSRAHVIVIGATNRPNSIDPALRRFGRFDREIDIGVPDEVGRLEVLRIHTKNMKLSDEVDLERISKDTHGYVGADLAALCTEAALQCIREKMDVIDLEDETIDAEVLNSMAVTNEHFQTALGTSNPSALRETVVEVPNVSWDDIGGLENVKRELQETVQYPVEHPEKFEKFGMSPSKGVLFYGPPGCGKTLLAKAIANECQANFISVKGPELLTMWFGESEANVREIFDKARQSAPCVLFFDELDSIATQRGSSVGDAGGAADRVLNQLLTEMDGMSAKKTVFIIGATNRPDIIDPALLRPGRLDQLIYIPLPDEESRYQIFKACMRKSPVSKDVDLSALAKYTQGFSGADITEICQRACKYAIRENIEKDLERERKRRDNPEAMDEDVDDEVAEIKAGHFEESMKYARRSVSDADIRKYQAFAQTLQQSRGFGTEFRFPETGSRTTGSADPFATSAGGADEDDLYS, from the exons ATGTCTCACCAGGGCGAATCATCCGACTC gaaatCGGGGAAGAAGGACTTCTCCACCGCGATTCTCGAACGCAAGAAGTCGCCGAACAGATTGGTCGTCGATGAAGCCGTCAACGACGATAATTCTGTCGTGGCCATGCACCCACAGACAATGGAAAAGCTCCAACTTTTCCGCGGCGACACTATTCTCATCAAG GGAAAGAAAAGGAAGGACACTATTTGCATCGCACTTGCTGACGACAATTGCGAGGAGCCCAAAATCAGGATGAACAAGGTTGTGAGGTCCAATTTGAGGGTTCGTCTCGGTGATGTTGTGTCTGTGCATCAGTGCCCTGATGTTAAGTATGGGAAACGAGTCCACATTCTGCCTATCGATGATACTGTCGAAGGTGTCACTGGAAATCTGTTTGATGCTTACTTGAAAC CTTATTTCTTGGAGGCTTATCGTCCTGTCAGAAAAGGAGATCTATTCCTTGTCCGAGGAGGGATGAGAAGTGTAGAGTTCAAGGTCATTGAAACTGATCCTGGGGAGTATTGTGTGGTTGCTCCAGACACTGAAATCTTCTGTGAAGGTGAACCCGTGAAACGGGAGGATGAAGAAAGGCTGGATGAAGTTGGATACGATGATGTGGGTGGTGTTAGGAAGCAAATGGCACAGATCCGTGAGCTTGTAGAGCTTCCACTGAGACATCCTCAGCTTTTTAAGTCGATTGGTGTGAAGCCACCCAAGGGAATTTTGCTCTATGGACCCCCTGGCTCTGGAAAGACACTAATTGCAAGAGCTGTTGCTAATGAAACCGGagctttcttcttttgtattaatGGTCCAGAGATTATGTCCAAATTGGCCGGAGAGAGTGAAAGCAATCTCAGGAAAGCATTTGAAGAAGCAGAAAAGAATGCTCCGTCCATCATATTTATTGATGAGATTGATTCGATTGCACCCAAGCGGGAGAAGACAAATGGTGAAGTTGAAAGGAGGATTGTTTCACAACTATTGACTCTTATGGACGGATTGAAGTCTCGTGCACATGTTATTGTTATTGGTGCAACAAATCGTCCAAATAGCATTGACCCAGCATTAAGAAGGTTTGGTAGATTTGATAGAGAAATTGACATTGGTGTTCCTGATGAAGTCGGTCGACTTGAAGTCCTTCGCATACATACCAAGAACATGAAGCTTTCTGATGAG GTTGATCTGGAGAGAATTTCAAAAGATACTCATGGGTATGTTGGTGCCGACCTTGCTGCTCTTTGCACTGAAGCTGCTCTGCAGTGCATTAGGGAAAAAATGGATGTCATCGACTTGGAAGATGAGACTATTGATGCTGAAGTGTTGAATTCAATGGCAGTTACAAATGAGCATTTCCAGACTGCCCTAGGAACAAGCAATCCATCTGCCTTACGTGAAACT GTTGTTGAGGTGCCTAATGTCAGTTGGGATGATATTGGAGGCCTTGAGAACGTCAAGCGGGAGCTGCAAGAG ACTGTTCAATATCCAGTAGAGCACCCAGAAAAGTTCGAGAAATTTGGTATGTCACCATCTAAAGGAGTCCTCTTCTATGGTCCTCCAGGATGTGGAAAAACTTTGTTGGCCAAAGCAATTGCTAATGAATGTCAAGCTAACTTTATAAGTGTGAAAGGCCCGGAATTGCTTACTATGTGGTTTGGTGAAAGCGAAGCCAATGTTCGAGAAATTTTCGACAAGGCTAGACAATCAGCTCCGTGTGTTCTCTTCTTTGATGAGCTCGACTCCATCGCCACTCAG AGAGGAAGTAGTGTCGGGGATGCTGGTGGTGCTGCCGATAGAGTTTTGAATCAACTTCTGACAGAAATGGATGGCATGTCTGCCAAGAAGACTGTATTCATAATTGGGGCTACTAACAGGCCAGACATCATTGATCCAGCACTTCTTCGGCCAGGCCGTCTTGATCAACTGATCTACATCCCTCTTCCCGACGAGGAGTCTCGTTATCAGATCTTCAAGGCGTGCATGAGGAAGTCACCTGTCTCAAAAGATGTCGATTTGAGTGCACTTGCCAAGTATACTCAAGGCTTCAGTGGTGCTGATATAACAGAGATATGCCAGCGAGCATGCAAATATGCCATAAGAGAAAACATAGAAAAG GACTTGGAGcgagagaggaagaggagagaTAATCCAGAGGCCATGGATGAGGATGTGGATGATGAAGTTGCGGAGATCAAAGCAGGCCATTTCGAAGAGTCGATGAAGTATGCACGTAGGAGTGTGAGTGACGCTGATATCCGCAAATACCAGGCATTCGCTCAGACCTTGCAGCAATCCCGCGGGTTTGGAACGGAGTTTAGGTTTCCAGAGACTGGAAGTAGGACCACTGGATCTGCAGACCCGTTTGCAACTTCTGCTGGTGGTGCTGATGAAGATGATCTTTATAGTTAG